In Stanieria sp. NIES-3757, the DNA window CAATGACTCCAAGCTTAAATAAATTAATTGAAAAGCTCAAAACCATTGCAAGTTATCTTAATAGCCAATTAAAGTATTATCCCGATTATCAACAATTAATAATAAGAGTAACCGAGATACTTGAGCAGTGTAATCACAAAAAAATCACAATTAAATTAGCTAGTTATTCAATTGATTTCTCAGAAAAAATTAAAAATTTTAATCTTAAAAGATATAGTTTAGTTGATTATTTGAATTTTGAGATTGTTGATTTAAACCAAGAGATTGAGCAAATTTTTGAGCGTTGCGATTTACTATGTTTGATTTATAATTCTCAATTACCAATTTCTAGTTTAGAAAAACAATTAATTGAACAAGCCGATTTAAGACAAATTAAACAAGCCTTACTAATACTTGACTACAGTTTAATTAACGATAATTTCATAAATCAAACTAATCTCGATTATGTAAAAAAATGTCTCAAAAATAATCATAAACAAGCAATTAATCAGTTTTTGATTAGACTAAATGCTAATTATGATTTGAAATTGACTGAAGAATTAAATCCATACTATCAGTTGATTGATAAATTAGTCGAAATCGAACTTGACCATTATATCGATCATGCTTTTCAGGCACTAAAAATTGATTTATTTCAGTATTTTAAACAAGAGAAAAAAAGCTATTGGCAAAAAATTAATTCTCAAAAAGCGAATTTTTTACAAGGAGAAAATTCTGAAAATTTTAAGCAAAGGCTTAATCAAACCATTCAAAAACTCAACAAGGAACAACAGCAAATATTTAAAGTTTTAAAACAAAATATTAATCAGTACAAACTAAATTTACTTAATCCTTTTATCTACGATAGTTTAATGTATCAAGTTCAACAAGCAATTGAAAAATCTGAAATATTAGAAAGTAAAGAAAATAACAAAACCTATTTATATTTAATAATCAAAGAAAAACAATATTC includes these proteins:
- a CDS encoding FHA domain containing protein — protein: MTPSLNKLIEKLKTIASYLNSQLKYYPDYQQLIIRVTEILEQCNHKKITIKLASYSIDFSEKIKNFNLKRYSLVDYLNFEIVDLNQEIEQIFERCDLLCLIYNSQLPISSLEKQLIEQADLRQIKQALLILDYSLINDNFINQTNLDYVKKCLKNNHKQAINQFLIRLNANYDLKLTEELNPYYQLIDKLVEIELDHYIDHAFQALKIDLFQYFKQEKKSYWQKINSQKANFLQGENSENFKQRLNQTIQKLNKEQQQIFKVLKQNINQYKLNLLNPFIYDSLMYQVQQAIEKSEILESKENNKTYLYLIIKEKQYSQKLSTYIISLCQQVLSHWFEQEWDKLNSLNNESNLYQFLKQTEPELKSINSLTPKITNCQLLSKPSFEINDFIAISILEETSKTLLDYHYSQSTWFRLTVALIIGLIIFLVTSKLFGFIIIVFQLINLFTAQNAKTIRIKQQTKELKRIVDGKYQSLVRLLCDRAGQILITTLEEASQQYQIELDAIASKADEQLNEVKQKINSYKDIINQLKQDQAEIEKLLL